A region from the Aquimarina sp. ERC-38 genome encodes:
- a CDS encoding cytochrome C oxidase subunit IV family protein yields the protein MAHTHDGHHESNTGKIWKVFILLSVVTIIEVILGIIKPAFLVETTVARIKLLNWIFIILTIYKAYYITWSFMHMEGETKGLRRAVVWTGIFLVSYLIFILLTEGDYIYEVFKDGYKAWDF from the coding sequence ATGGCACATACGCACGACGGACACCATGAGTCTAATACCGGTAAAATCTGGAAAGTATTTATATTACTTTCTGTAGTTACCATTATCGAAGTAATTTTAGGAATTATAAAACCTGCCTTTTTAGTTGAAACTACAGTTGCAAGGATTAAATTGCTAAACTGGATTTTTATCATCCTTACCATTTATAAAGCATATTATATTACCTGGTCTTTTATGCATATGGAGGGGGAAACTAAAGGCCTGCGAAGAGCAGTAGTTTGGACGGGTATTTTTCTTGTTAGTTATTTAATTTTTATATTATTAACCGAGGGAGATTATATTTATGAAGTAT
- a CDS encoding cytochrome c oxidase subunit 3, which produces MDTTVAKTGTEGKIWGGGNQPLRASYGKMMMWFFILSDALTFSGFLAAYGFSRFKYINSWPIADEVFNHFPFLHGVDAPMYYVALMTFILIFSSVTMVLAVDAGHQMKQKKVIFYMFLTIIGGLIFVGSQAWEWKNFIKGEYGALETKGGNILQFVKPVSHDGEVHYERVGLEELAVPVEDIRKQHLNKNGIWFRSEDNLPTYTVQEIGSGFTKDKEVLIRTQELVPDIAVLEQSENARDIEEARRLKAQLVNPEETGAKAIYKRQYSLERLGDAVGIVEGANLVHNEYGTPLFANFFFFITGFHGFHVFSGVVINIIIFFNVILGTYERRRNYEMVEKVGLYWHFVDLVWVFVFTFFYLV; this is translated from the coding sequence ATGGACACAACTGTCGCAAAAACAGGAACTGAAGGAAAAATTTGGGGCGGGGGCAATCAACCTTTACGTGCGAGCTATGGTAAGATGATGATGTGGTTCTTTATCCTATCTGATGCCTTGACCTTTTCAGGTTTTTTAGCAGCTTACGGTTTTTCACGCTTTAAATATATTAATTCATGGCCTATTGCTGATGAAGTATTTAATCACTTTCCGTTTTTACATGGAGTAGATGCTCCTATGTATTATGTGGCATTAATGACGTTTATACTGATATTTTCGTCCGTTACTATGGTGCTTGCCGTGGATGCTGGTCATCAAATGAAGCAGAAAAAGGTAATCTTTTATATGTTCCTGACCATTATCGGAGGACTTATTTTTGTAGGTTCACAAGCCTGGGAATGGAAAAACTTTATTAAGGGTGAGTACGGGGCACTAGAAACAAAAGGAGGAAATATTTTACAGTTCGTAAAGCCTGTTTCTCATGATGGAGAAGTGCATTATGAAAGAGTAGGTCTGGAAGAACTTGCCGTACCCGTTGAAGATATAAGAAAACAGCATTTAAATAAAAATGGTATCTGGTTCCGTTCTGAAGATAATTTACCTACTTATACGGTTCAGGAAATAGGTTCCGGATTTACAAAAGATAAAGAGGTGCTTATTCGTACTCAGGAATTAGTACCGGATATTGCAGTTTTGGAACAATCTGAAAATGCAAGAGATATAGAAGAGGCACGACGCTTGAAGGCGCAACTAGTAAATCCTGAAGAAACCGGAGCAAAAGCTATTTATAAAAGACAATATTCACTGGAAAGATTAGGAGATGCCGTAGGAATTGTAGAAGGAGCAAACCTGGTACATAATGAATACGGAACACCGCTGTTTGCTAATTTCTTTTTCTTTATTACAGGATTTCATGGATTTCATGTATTCTCAGGAGTGGTAATTAATATTATTATTTTCTTTAATGTGATATTAGGAACTTATGAAAGAAGAAGAAATTATGAAATGGTAGAAAAAGTAGGTCTTTACTGGCATTTTGTCGATCTGGTTTGGGTATTTGTATTTACCTTCTTCTATCTTGTTTAA
- a CDS encoding cytochrome c oxidase subunit 3, with translation MDLTEGTRNEKVARSKKTMMWFAMISMTMTFAGLTSAYVVSKSREDWAVDLQFPNAFITSLFIILLSSATLYAAKFFIQKENQKLATLLIIGTFLLAINFVVLQFIGFEDMMGQGYHFTGPTSNIVSTFMFIIIATHLVHVAGGLIVLTVVLINQFRNKYQKNNMLGLEIGSMYWHFVDVLWIYLFLFLFFIR, from the coding sequence ATGGATCTAACGGAAGGAACAAGAAACGAAAAAGTTGCCAGGTCAAAGAAAACCATGATGTGGTTTGCAATGATCAGTATGACGATGACCTTTGCAGGACTGACCAGTGCCTATGTGGTTAGTAAAAGCAGGGAAGACTGGGCGGTTGATTTACAATTTCCAAATGCTTTTATTACCAGTTTATTTATTATTCTCTTGAGTAGTGCAACGTTATACGCAGCTAAATTCTTTATACAAAAGGAGAATCAAAAACTAGCGACCTTATTAATTATAGGTACGTTTCTTCTGGCAATTAATTTTGTAGTGTTGCAATTTATAGGTTTTGAAGATATGATGGGGCAGGGATATCATTTTACCGGGCCTACTTCTAATATTGTATCTACCTTTATGTTTATCATTATAGCTACCCATTTAGTGCATGTTGCCGGAGGACTCATTGTATTAACAGTAGTTTTAATCAATCAGTTCCGAAATAAATACCAGAAGAATAATATGTTAGGTTTGGAAATAGGTTCTATGTACTGGCATTTTGTAGATGTGTTATGGATCTATTTGTTTTTATTTCTATTTTTTATACGCTAA
- the cyoE gene encoding heme o synthase, with product MQNLSITESKKSISSAIADFKEITKMRLALSVVFSSVAGYLLGVDVVVWNTVVLLSLGGYFMVGASNAFNQIIERDLDSLMNRTKNRPIPSGRMSVQTAFIIASVFTLAGITILYLINPKTAMFGAISIFVYVSLYTPLKTKTPLSVFVGAIPGAIPFMLGWVAATNHFGIEPGTLFMIQFFWQFPHFWAIGWFLYEDYQRGGFFMLPTGERNKTTAVQILLYTGWTVITSLIPVFRVTGDFYITPVSAGIVLILGLFLLNYAFKLYRKRDDKTAKQLMLASVTYITLLQVIYVGDKFLREWI from the coding sequence TTGCAAAATTTAAGTATTACCGAATCCAAAAAATCCATCTCTTCAGCTATTGCTGATTTTAAAGAAATAACAAAAATGCGATTGGCATTAAGTGTTGTTTTTTCTTCGGTAGCCGGATATTTATTAGGTGTTGATGTGGTGGTCTGGAATACGGTAGTACTTTTAAGTCTGGGAGGCTATTTTATGGTAGGGGCATCTAATGCTTTTAATCAGATTATAGAAAGGGATCTGGATAGTTTGATGAATAGAACTAAAAACAGGCCAATTCCCTCCGGAAGAATGTCCGTACAAACTGCTTTTATTATAGCCAGTGTATTTACGTTAGCCGGAATTACCATCCTTTACCTGATCAACCCAAAGACGGCTATGTTTGGGGCTATTTCTATTTTTGTTTACGTTAGTTTGTATACTCCGTTAAAAACAAAAACGCCTTTATCCGTATTTGTAGGAGCCATTCCCGGGGCAATTCCGTTTATGTTAGGTTGGGTGGCGGCTACGAACCATTTTGGGATCGAACCCGGCACTTTATTTATGATTCAGTTTTTCTGGCAGTTCCCGCATTTTTGGGCGATCGGTTGGTTTTTATATGAAGATTATCAAAGAGGAGGATTTTTTATGCTTCCTACCGGAGAACGTAACAAAACCACGGCAGTTCAGATTCTTTTATATACAGGGTGGACGGTAATTACTTCTTTAATCCCGGTTTTTCGGGTTACCGGAGATTTTTATATAACTCCGGTCTCTGCCGGAATTGTTTTAATTTTAGGCTTGTTCTTATTGAATTATGCTTTTAAACTCTATAGAAAGCGAGATGATAAGACAGCTAAACAACTTATGTTAGCGAGTGTAACTTATATTACATTGTTACAGGTGATTTATGTAGGAGATAAATTTTTGAGAGAATGGATCTAA
- a CDS encoding energy transducer TonB, whose amino-acid sequence MMNNKHDANVRKNGTINFQIGLIASLLFVFLLIETYTKVPVNYSKKPVQTVPEETIHTMDRFKVEPKKKTYKKVYAKAKKPKETKIPDEIEIIKNDVLEPNNHNNTVPTDNASPEVPVDTIESIPNDEVPENVPFVAVERVPVFPGCEVLGSNEERAACFNEKVRKIVMRKFNTSLGNKYGLTGAQRIQAQFDVAKDGSIQNVKVRAPHPKLEQEARRVIGLLPNMIPGMQRDTPVAVKFQLPIYFKVED is encoded by the coding sequence ATGATGAATAACAAACACGATGCAAATGTACGAAAAAACGGTACTATTAATTTTCAAATCGGCTTAATTGCCAGTTTACTTTTTGTCTTTCTTCTTATAGAGACCTACACCAAAGTTCCTGTAAATTATTCGAAAAAACCTGTACAAACTGTTCCGGAAGAGACCATTCATACCATGGATCGGTTTAAAGTTGAACCCAAAAAGAAAACTTATAAAAAAGTATATGCAAAAGCTAAGAAACCAAAGGAAACTAAAATTCCGGATGAAATTGAAATTATCAAGAATGATGTATTAGAACCGAACAATCATAATAATACGGTTCCTACGGATAATGCGAGTCCGGAAGTTCCTGTAGATACTATAGAAAGTATCCCTAATGATGAAGTTCCGGAAAATGTACCTTTTGTCGCGGTAGAAAGGGTTCCTGTATTTCCGGGTTGCGAAGTTTTGGGATCAAATGAAGAACGTGCTGCATGTTTTAATGAAAAAGTCCGGAAAATAGTGATGCGTAAGTTTAATACCAGCCTGGGAAACAAATATGGACTTACGGGGGCACAGCGAATTCAAGCACAGTTTGATGTAGCCAAAGACGGTAGCATTCAAAATGTAAAAGTAAGAGCTCCGCACCCTAAGTTAGAACAAGAAGCCCGTAGAGTGATTGGGTTATTACCAAATATGATTCCTGGGATGCAACGGGATACTCCGGTAGCCGTAAAGTTTCAATTGCCTATATATTTTAAGGTGGAGGATTGA
- a CDS encoding energy transducer TonB: MEPKKNPKADLSKRSILFFQLGLILVLFVTWQAIEYKTYDNVAVDIGQLNLDELDEEDVPITQDLNTPPPPPPPPPAPEVIDVVEDEEEVEETIIESTETNQEEEIVEIEEVEDVEVEEEIADVPFAVIENVPVFPGCEKESGNTAKKKCMSEKVKKFVNRKFNTELGSELGLSGVNRIYVRFKIDKNGNITGVQARGPHPRLEKEAQRVVNLLPKMTPGKQRGKSVGVLYSLPIVFQVQD, encoded by the coding sequence ATGGAACCGAAGAAAAATCCCAAAGCCGACTTGTCTAAAAGAAGTATTTTATTCTTTCAGTTAGGCCTTATTTTAGTATTGTTTGTTACCTGGCAAGCAATAGAATATAAAACTTATGATAATGTTGCGGTTGATATCGGGCAGTTAAATCTAGATGAACTAGATGAAGAAGACGTACCAATTACTCAGGACTTGAATACGCCACCACCGCCACCGCCACCGCCACCAGCTCCTGAAGTTATTGATGTGGTAGAAGATGAAGAAGAAGTAGAGGAAACTATTATCGAATCTACGGAAACAAATCAGGAAGAAGAAATCGTAGAAATTGAAGAAGTAGAAGATGTAGAGGTAGAAGAAGAAATCGCTGATGTACCTTTTGCAGTAATTGAAAACGTACCTGTTTTCCCGGGATGTGAAAAAGAGTCCGGAAATACTGCGAAGAAGAAGTGTATGAGTGAAAAGGTAAAAAAGTTTGTCAACCGTAAGTTTAATACTGAATTAGGTAGTGAATTAGGCTTATCTGGTGTAAACCGAATTTATGTTCGCTTTAAAATTGATAAAAACGGGAATATTACCGGGGTACAGGCAAGAGGGCCTCACCCAAGGCTTGAAAAAGAAGCACAACGGGTGGTAAATTTATTGCCAAAAATGACTCCGGGTAAACAGCGAGGTAAATCCGTAGGGGTATTATATTCGCTGCCTATCGTATTCCAGGTTCAGGATTAA
- a CDS encoding VanZ family protein gives MHIRNWLVRNLVIFGAVAYSALICYLSIGRISVPDQIHFNYSDKIGHFLAYFGLTVVWFTCFFVLYKKSNNQSLVFAIFFSVIFGILMEVLQSWLTDYRTADWFDIMANTIGALLAGIAIKYNLKYIEQIKNRWW, from the coding sequence ATGCATATACGGAATTGGTTGGTGCGTAATTTAGTCATATTTGGAGCAGTTGCCTATTCTGCTTTGATCTGTTACCTTTCTATTGGTCGTATTTCGGTACCGGATCAAATTCATTTTAATTATAGCGATAAGATTGGTCATTTTTTGGCTTATTTTGGTTTGACGGTAGTTTGGTTTACCTGTTTTTTCGTTTTGTATAAAAAGAGTAACAATCAAAGCCTGGTTTTCGCTATCTTTTTTTCCGTAATATTTGGAATACTTATGGAGGTTCTGCAATCCTGGTTAACGGATTATCGCACCGCTGACTGGTTTGATATTATGGCAAATACGATTGGAGCTTTACTGGCAGGTATAGCTATTAAGTATAATTTAAAATATATCGAACAAATAAAAAACAGGTGGTGGTAA
- the gcvH gene encoding glycine cleavage system protein GcvH — protein MNVPAELKYTKDHEWIKIDGNVAIIGITDFAQSELGDIVYVEVETVGETLEQEEVFGTVEAVKTVSDLFLPLTGEILEFNEELEADPELVNTDPYGKGWMIKLQISDVSQIESLLTPDAYTELVGA, from the coding sequence ATGAACGTACCTGCTGAATTAAAATATACTAAAGATCACGAATGGATTAAAATTGACGGAAACGTCGCTATTATTGGTATTACAGATTTTGCCCAGAGTGAGTTGGGTGATATTGTTTACGTAGAAGTAGAAACCGTAGGCGAGACTTTAGAACAGGAAGAGGTTTTTGGGACCGTAGAAGCAGTGAAAACTGTTTCGGATTTGTTTTTACCTTTAACCGGTGAAATTTTAGAATTTAACGAAGAATTAGAAGCAGACCCGGAGTTAGTCAATACCGACCCGTACGGTAAAGGCTGGATGATTAAACTTCAGATTAGTGATGTTTCACAGATCGAATCTTTGTTAACACCAGATGCATATACGGAATTGGTTGGTGCGTAA